The Sinorhizobium fredii genome contains the following window.
GGCATGCCGATTGGTGCCAAGGTTACCCTGCGCGGCGTTCGGATGTATGAGTTCCTGGATCGTCTCGTGAACATCGCTCTTCCGCGTGTTCGCGACTTCCGCGGTCTCAATCCGAAGTCCTTCGATGGTCGTGGCAACTTCGCCATGGGCGTCAAGGAGCACATTGTGTTCCCTGAGATCAACTACGACAAGGTTGATCAGATGTGGGGCATGGACATCATCGTTTGCACGACGGCAACTAACGACGACGAAGCGCGCGCTCTGCTTGCAGAGTTCAACTTCCCGTTCCGTCAGTAATCCGTAACGACAAGCGTAAAGAAGGATAACTGTTATGGCGAAAACGAGCGCAGTTGAAAAGAACAAGCGCCGCCGCAAACTGGTTGCCGGACAAGCCGCGAAGCGTGCGGCCCTCAAGGCAATCATCATGAACCAGTCTTTGTCGATCGAAGAGCGGTTCAAGGCCACCCTCAAGCTGGCAGAACTGCCCCGGGATGGGTCGAAGACCCGCATCCGCAACCGTTGCGAAGTGACCGGCCGTCCGCGCGCCTACTATCGCAAGCTTCGCATGTCGCGTATCGCGCTTCGCGAACTGGGCAATCTCGGCAAGGTGCCGGGCATCGTCAAGTCGAGCTGGTAAGGAGACGGGTACATGGCAATGACTGATCCTTTGGGCGATATGCTCACCCGTATCCGCAACGGCGCCGCTCGCCGCAAGTCGAGCGTGTCCACGCCGGCTTCCAAGCTTCGCGCGCGCGTTCTGGATGTCCTTCAGGCCGAAGGCTATATCCGCGGATATTCTGAAGTCGAGTTTGGCAACGGCAAGGCCGAGCTGAACATCGAACTGAAATACTACGAAGGCGCCTCCGTGATCCGTGAGATCTCGCGCGTCTCCAAGCCGGGCCGCCGGGTTTATGTCTCGGTCAAGTCCATTCCGCAGGTCGCGAACGGCCTCGGCATCACCATCCTTTCGACACCGAAGGGCGTGATGGCCGATCACCAGGCACGCGAACAGAATGTTGGTGGCGAGATTCTTTGCTCGGTCTTCTAAGACCGGGCAGGATCTCCATAGCGAACAGACAGGTATAACAATGTCTCGTATCGGTAAGAAGCCCGTTCAGGTTCCGGCAGGCGTCACGGCTAACGTCGATGGCCAGAAGGTAACGGCAAAGGGCCCGAAGGGCGAACTGTTCTTCGTCGCAAACGACGAAGTTTCGGTGAAGCTCGAAAACAATGCGGTTGTCGTTCAGCCGCTCAATGAAACCAAGGATGCTCGTGCAAAGTGGGGCATGTCCCGCACGATGATCGAGAACATCTTCAAGGGCGTAAAGGACGGTTACGAGCGCAAGCTCGAAATCAACGGCGTTGGCTACCGCGCGTCGATGCAGGGCAGGAACCTGCAGCTGGCGCTCGGCTTCAGCCATGACGTCGTCTACCAGGCGCCGGAAGGCATCACGATCGCTGTGCCGAAGCCGACGGAAATCGTCGTTTCGGGCATCAACAAGCAGCAGGTCGGCCAGGTAGCCGCGGAAATCCGCGAATACCGCGGCCCCGAGCCCTACAAGGGCAAGGGTGTCAAGTATGCCGAAGAGCGGATCGTCCGCAAAGAAGGCAAGAAGAAGTAAGGATCACGCGAAATGGCTAGCAGGAAAGATACTCTTGTGCGTCGCGCCAGCCGCGTGCGCCGTCAAATCAAGGCGGTCGCCAATGGCCGCCCGCGCCTGTCGGTTCATCGCTCGTCGAAGAACATCTATGCGCAGATCATCGATGACGTTGCCGGCAAGACGCTTGCCGCTGCCTCGACCCTCGAGGCAGATCTCAAGTCGTCATTGAAGACCGGCGCCGACACGGCGGCAGCTGCAGCCGTCGGCAAGCTCCTTGCCGAACGCGCTTCCAAGGCAGGCGTCAAGGACGTTGTCTTTGATCGCGGCGCCTTCATCTACCACGGCCGCGTCAAGGCGCTGGCCGAGGCAGCTCGCGAAGGCGGCCTGAACTTCTAAGGTTCGCCGCCCGGGCAGAGATGTCCGGGCGGATCCGCCTCGCAATTACCCGGTCGCTTCGGCTCGTCCGAGGCGACTTTCGTCAATCTGCCGATTGCACCCGGAAAAGAAAAAGGAAGAGGACAATGGCACAAGAAAGAAGAGGTTCTCGCGAAGATCGCCAGAACCGCGAAGAGCGCGACAGCGAATTTGTCGATAAGCTCGTCGCAATCAACCGCGTCGCCAAGGTGGTGAAGGGCGGTCGTCGTTTCGGTTTCGCCGCTCTCGTCGTCGTTGGCGACCAGAAGGGCCGCGTCGGCTTCGGCCATGGCAAGGCACGCGAAGTGCCGGAGGCCATCCGCAAGGCGACGGAAGCCGCCAAGCGCGACCTGATCTTCGTACCGCTGCGCGGCGGCCGCACGCTGCATCACGACGTTAACGGCCGCCACGGCGCCGGCAAGGTGCTGCTGCGCTCGGCCAAGCCCGGTACCGGTATCATAGCCGGTGGCCCGATGCGCGCCGTCTTCGAAACGCTCGGCGTTCACGACGTCGTTGCCAAGTCGACCGGTTCGTCGAACCCCTACAACATGGTTCGCGCCACCTTCGACGCGCTCAAGAACCAGATGCACCCGAAGGACATCGCGGCACAGCGCGGCATGAAGTACGCCGCGCTCCAGGCCCGTCGCGTTGCCGCCGGCGCTGCTTCCGAAGAATAAGGGAGCTGACAGATGGCTAAGAAAGAAGTTGCCAAGAAGACGGTTACCGTCGAGCAGATTGGTAGCCCCATCCGCCGTCCCGCCGTACAGCGTCAGACGCTCATCGGTCTGGGCCTCAACAAGATGCACCGGGTTCGCACGCTGGAGGACACTCCGGCCGTTCGCGGCATGATCCGGGCCGTCCAGCACCTCGTTCGCGTCGTCGACGAGAAGTGAGGGGGATCGAGATATGAAACTGAATGAAATCAAAGACAACGAAGGCGCAACCAAGAGCCGCAAGCGTCTTGGCCGCGGTATCGGCTCCGGTTCCGGCAAGACCGCCGGCCGCGGCGTGAAGGGCCAGAAGGCCCGTTCCGGCGTGGCGATCAACGGCTTCGAAGGCGGTCAGATGCCCATCTACCGCCGTCTGCCGAAGCGCGGCTTCAACAACATCTTCGCTTCGGAGTTTGTTGTCGTGTCGCTCGGCCGTATCCAGACGGCAATCGATGCCAAAAAGCTCGACGCCTCGAAGATCGTCGATGCGGCTGCCCTGAAGGCGGCCGGCGTCATCCGTCGCGAGAAGGATGGCGTTCGTGTCCTCGCCGACGGCGAGCTGAAGGCGAAGATTTCGCTCGAAGTCGCAGGCGCTTCCAAGCCGGCCGTCGAGAAGATCGAAAAGGCCGGCGGCTCGGTGAAGCTGCTGGCAGCCGCCGCTGCGGAATAATATGACTGATGAACCGCCCGGGGTGCTTCACGCCGGGCGGTTTTGCTCCCATATGTGAGCCTCACGTCCGAGGGCGGCGAATCACTTGCCGCGAAAGGGACACAACGGAAACCACGGTGAGGCATCCGATTGCAGCGACAATCGCCTCGCGCCCGGTTTTCATCGACGAAGACTTACTCTTGCCGGAACTGACCGGGTTTCTCCCGCTGTTTCCGAGACTTGGTACGCGGAGAATTGCATGGCTTCTGCAGCGGAACAGCTCGCCTCGAACCTGAATTTTTCGACTTTCGCGAAGGCGGAAGATCTGAAGAAACGGCTCTGGTTCACCCTCGGTGCGCTTCTGGTTTACCGTCTTGGCACCTATATCCCGCTGCCCGGCCTCAACCCGGCCGCGTTCGCCCAGGCCTTCCAGGGCCAGGCCGGCGGCATCCTCGGCCTCTTCAACATGTTCTCGGGCGGTGCAGTGGAGCGCATGGCGATCTTCGCGCTCGGCATCATGCCCTATATCTCCGCTTCGATCATCGTGCAGCTGATGACCTCGGTCGTCCCGGCGCTCGAACAGTTGAAGAAGGAAGGCGAGCAGGGCCGCAAGGTCATCAACCAGTATACCCGCTACGGCACGGTGCTGCTCGGCGCCTTGCAGGCCTACGGCATTGCCGTGGGTCTCGAGAGCGGTAGCGGCCTCGTCAACGATCCGGGCTGGTTCTTCCGGATTTCGACGGTGATTTCGCTGCTCGGTGGCACGATGTTCCTGATGTGGCTCGGCGAGCAGATCACTTCGCGCGGCATCGGCAACGGCATTTCGCTGATCATCTTCGCCGGCATCGTCGCCCATCTGCCGACGGCGCTTGCCGGAACCCTTGAGCTCGGCCGCACCGGCGCCCTCTCGACGCCGCTGATCCTGGCGATCATCGTCATGGTGGTTGCGGTCATTGCCCTAATCGTCTTCGTCGAGCGCGCCCAGCGCCGCTTGCTGATCCAGTATCCGAAGCGCCAGGTCGGCAACCGCATGTTCCAGGGCGACACGTCCCACCTGCCGCTGAAGCTCAACACCTCGGGCGTCATCCCGGCGATCTTCGCCTCGTCGCTGCTGCTGCTGCCCGCAACGCTTGCCGGCTTCGCCAATGCCGCGACGCTGCCCGGCTGGGCGACCGCCATCGTCGGGGCGCTGGCGCACGGCCAGCCGCTCTACATGTTCTTCTACGGCGCGATGATTGCCTTCTTCGCTTTCTTCTACACCGCGATCGTCTTCAATCCGAAGGACACAGCCGATAACCTGAAGAAGCACGGTGGCTTCATTCCGGGGATTCGCCCCGGTGAGCGCACGGCCGAATACATCGACTACGTGCTGACACGTATCACTGTAGTCGGTGCGATTTACCTGATTTTCGTCTGCATTCTGCCCGAAATCCTCATTTCGCAGACTGGTGTGCCGTTCTACCTTGGTGGTACGTCGCTTTTGATTGTTGTCAGCGTCACCCTTGATACGGTAGCACAGATCCAGGGTCACCTCATTGCCCAGCAGTATGAGGGGCTGATCAAGAAGTCGAAGCTGCGCGGAGGAAAGAGGGGACGATGAGACTTATTTTTTTGGGACCGCCGGGCGCTGGCAAGGGTACGCAGGCCAAGCTTCTGACGGAGAAATACGGCATCCCGCAGCTTTCCACAGGGGACATGCTCCGGGCCGCCGTTGCCCAGGCGACCGAGGTCGGCAAGCGCGCGAAAGCGGTCATGGATGCCGGCCAGCTGGTCTCCGATGAGATCGTCAATGAAATCGTCTCCGACCGCATCGACGCTGCGGACTGCGCCAAGGGCTTCATCCTCGACGGCTATCCGCGCACGGTTCCGCAGGCGATTGCGCTCGACCGGATGCTTGAGAGCAAAGGCCTGAAACTGGATGCGGTCATCGAGTTGAAGGTCGACGAGGCAGCCCTTGTCCGGCGCATGGAGAATCGCGTGGCGGAAACCGTTGCCGCCGGTGGCACGGTGCGCTCCGACGACAATCCCGAGGCCTTCAAAAAGCGGCTGACGGAATACCGGGAAAAGACGGCTCCGCTTTCGGACCATTATGCCCGCACCGGTCAGTTGAAGACCGTGGACGGGATGGCGGACGTGAGAGCGGTCACCGCCGAGATCGACAAGATTCTGGCATAGGCTGCGCCTTTGCCAAAATGGAAGCGCCGGGGAGTTGACTTTTCCGGGTGATTCCTCCAAAGACAGCGTCAACTCGCGACATGCGAAGCGATCGGCGCGGTCTTCAAAACAAGGAAGTCCGGGTACGGTCGTTTTTGACGTGTCTCGAACCTCAATTAACGTGCGGCTCTTCGAGGTCGCGTAACGAAGCACCTATTGCCGGATGGCAACTGGAACGCAAGGAGAATAGACGTGGCACGTATCGCTGGCGTCAACATCCCGACGGCAAAGCGCGTCGTCATCGCGCTGACCTATATTCATGGGATCGGACCGAAATTCGCGAAGGAGATCACCGAGAAGGTCGGCATCCCGGCTGACCGCCGCGTGCACCAGCTGACGGACGCCGAAGTCCTTCAGATCCGTGAGACCATCGACCGCGATTACCAGGTCGAGGGTGACCTGCGTCGCGAAACGGCGATGAACATCAAGCGCCTGATGGACCTTGGCTGCTACCGCGGCCTGCGTCATCGTCGCGGCCTGCCGGTGCGCGGCCAGCGTACGCACACCAATGCCCGTACCCGCAAGGGTCCGGCAAAGGCGATCGCCGGCAAGAAGAAGTAATTTCCCGAAAAGGGAAAGCGGGAGGCTGGCGTCCGCGCCGGCCTCCTTTTGCAGTTTGGGAAGGGCGATTTGTCCGACCTGTGCCGGACCGCTCGGTTCGGCGAAAACGTATGCGGAGCCGGCGTGCCGGTTCTGTGAAAATCGAAGTTGCAGGGCAGGGGACGACCAATCCTTTTCCCGGTGGAGCCGCTGGAATTACGGCGGTGCAGAGATCTAAGAAAGGGATCCTATGGCCAAGGAAGCCACCCGCGTTCGCCGCCGCGAGCGCAAGAACATCACGTCTGGCGTCGCGCACGTCAATTCGTCGTTCAACAACACGATGATCACCATCACCGACGCGCAGGGCAATGCAATCGCCTGGTCGTCCGCCGGTGCGAAGGGCTTCAAGGGTTCGCGCAAGTCGACCCCGTTTGCCGCTCAGATCGCCGCCGAAGACTGCGCCAAGAAGGCTCAGGAACACGGCATGAAGTCGCTGGAAGTGGAAGTTTGCGGACCGGGTTCCGGCCGTGAATCTGCCCTTCGCGCGCTGCAGGCCGCGGGCTTCATGATCACGTCGATCCGCGACGTGACGCCGATCCCGCACAATGGCTGCCGTCCGCGCAAGAAGCGCCGCGTCTGATCATTTGTATTCAAGATTCCGGTGAGGACGCGGATGCGTTCTCCCGGTCTTCGGGGCTCGGTTGCCACGATTGGATGGTGGCAACGAACGGAAGGCAGAAAACATGATCCAGAAAAATTGGCAGGAACTGATCAAGCCGAACAAGGTGGATTTCACCTCCTCCGGCCGCACCAAGGCAACGCTGGTGGCGGAACCGCTTGAGCGCGGCTTCGGTCTGACCCTCGGCAACGCGCTTCGTCGCGTGCTTTTGTCGTCGCTGCGCGGTGCGGCAGTCACCGCGGTGCAGATCGACGGCGTGCTGCACGAGTTCTCCTCCATCCCGGGCGTCCGGGAGGATGTGACGGACATCGTGCTCAACATCAAGGAAATCGCCATCAAGATGGATGGCGACGATTCCAAGCGCATGGTCGTGCGCAAGCAGGGCCCGGGCGTCGTGACGGCCGGTGACATCCAGACGGTTGGCGACATCGAGATCCTCAACCCGAACCATGTGATCTGCACCCTCGACGAGGGCGCCGAAATCCGCATGGAATTCACCGTCAACAATGGCAAGGGCTACGTGCCGGCTGAGCGTAACCGTTCGGAAGATGCGCCGATCGGTCTCATCCCGGTCGACAGCCTCTATTCGCCGGTCAAGAAAGTGTCCTACAAGGTTGAGAACACCCGCGAAGGTCAGGTTCTCGACTATGACAAGCTGACGATGTCGATCGAGACCGACGGCTCCGTCACCGGCGAGGACGCGATCGCCTTTGCCGCCCGCATTCTTCAGGACCAGCTGTCGGTCTTCGTCAACTTCGACGAGCCGCAGAAGGAAGCCGAGGAAGAAGCAGTCACCGAGCTCGCCTTCAACCCGGCGCTTCTCAAGAAGGTCGACGAACTGGAACTCTCCGTCCGTTCGGCCAACTGCCTGAAGAACGACAACATCGTCTATATCGGCGACCTCATTCAGAAGACCGAAGCGGAAATGCTCCGGACGCCGAACTTTGGTCGCAAGTCGCTCAACGAGATCAAGGAAGTTCTCGCTTCCATGGGCCTGCATCTCGGCATGGAAGTGCCGTCCTGGCCGCCGGAGAACATCGAAGATCTCGCCAAGCGTTACGAAGACCAGTATTAACCATTTAGACTGCGGGCGGATGCCTGCAAGTGAAGGAGAATAGCCATGCGCCACGGTAAAGCCGGCCGCAAGCTGAATAGAACCGCCAGCCACCGCAAGGCGATGTTCGCCAACATGGCAGCGTCGCTGATCGAGCACGAGCAGATCGTCACGACCCTGCCGAAGGCCAAGGAAATCCGCCCGATCGTCGAGAAGCTCGTCACGCTCGGCAAGCGCGGCGACCTGCATGCCCGCCGTCAGGCGATCTCGCAGATCCGCGACGTTGCTGTCGTCGCGAAGCTGTTCGACGCGATCGCATCGCGCTACGCCACCCGCAACGGCGGCTACCTGCGCATCATGAAGGCGGGCTTCCGCCAGGGCGACAATGCTCCGCTCGCCGTCATCGAATTCGTTGACCGCGATGTCGATGCCAAGGGCGCCAAGGATCGCGCTCGCGTCGCCGCCGAAGCGGAAGCAGCAGAAGCAGCCTGATAAAGGTAGCTTCCCAAACGATCTGAGGCGGCCGGGTGAGATTTCACCCGGCCGCTTTTTGCGTTGCAGGGTGAGGTCGTGTCCCTGCCGTCCGTTGCCGTTTCCACCGCAGGAACGGCGTTCGCACCGCCCGCCAGGCGAGCAAGAGCGTGACGAGGACGATGTAGAGCACTTGCTCCGGCCCTACGACCTTGACGGCCATGGCGAAATGCAGCGCGCCGGCCGCGGCGATCACATAGGCGAGCCGGTGAAGCTTGTTCCACCGCTGGCCGAGCTTGCGGATCGACCAATTGTTCGAGGTGAGCGCCAAGGGGATCAGCATGACCAGGGCCGCCATGCCGATGGTTATGAAGGGGCGGCGGGCGATGTCGGCGACGATGGCCGGGATGCGCAGCATCTGGTCGAGCAGCATGTAGGCGGTGAAGTGCATCAGCACGTAATAGAAGGCGAGCAGGCCGAGGGCGCGGCGGTATCTTAGCCAGTTGAGGCCGAAGAGATCGCGAAGCGGTGTGATCGTCAGCGTCGCCACAAGGAAACGCAGCGCCCACAGGCCAAGCAGGTGCTCGAATTCCTTGACGGCATTGCCAGGTAACCTGCCGGTTGCGCCGAGATGGAATGCCCATGCCGCGGGAATGAGGCCCAGCGCGTAGAGCGCCCAGACCGAGGGGCCGTGAAAGCGCTTGGGCAAGGCGGGTACGAAGGCCATGGTCAGAAGTTTACCCTGAGATCCATGCCGGAATACAGGCCCGCGACGTCGTCGGCATAGCCGTTATAGGGGAGGGTGTCGCGGCGATTGGAGCCGAAGAAGCCGCCTTCGCCGATCCGGTTTTCCGTTGCCTGGCTCCAGCGCGGGTGATCGACCGCCGGGTTCACATTGGCATAGAAGCCGTACTCATCCGGTGCGGCAAGGTTCCAGGTGCAAGGCGGCGGCGTTTCGGAAAGCGAAATGCGGACGATCGACTTGATTCCCTTGAAACCGTATTTCCACGGGACCACCAGCCGTATTGGCGCGCCGTTCTGGTTCGGCAGCGTCTTGCCATAAAGGCCGACGGAGAGAATTGTCAGAGGGTGGCGTGCTTCATCGAGCCGCAAGCCCTCGCGATAGGGCCAGGGCAGCGGCTGGAAGTAACCGGATTGGCCGGGCATCTCCTCAGGCCGCACCACCGTTTCGAATGCAACGTACTTCGCGCTGCCGAGCGGTTCGACCTTGTCGAGGAGACTTGCCAGCGGAAAGCCGACCCAGGGGATCACCATCGACCAGGCTTCGACGCAGCGCATTCGGTAGGTACGCTCTTCAAGCGGAAGGGCCAGCAGTTCTTCGAGGCCGAACTCCCGCGGCTTGCCGACGAGGCCGTCGACCTTCACCCGCCAGGGTGCCGGCTTGAAGCCGCCCGAATTGGCGGCGGGGTCGCCCTTTCCCGTGCCGAACTCATAGAAATTATTGTAGGAGGTCACGTCCTTTTCGGGCGTTAAGGCCTCCTCGACCTTGTAACGACTGCTCGAAGCCTTGAGCTCTGCCGCCTCGGCCAGGCCGGCCCCGCCGAGAACGAGGCCACCTGCAGCGGCGAGAAAGCGGCGGCGATCGAGGAAGAAGGGCTCCGGGGTGATTTCGGACGCGGCGATCCGCGGCGGGCGGTAGGCGGGCATGGTGCTTCCTCGACAGGGATTGAAAGCTGATCTCGGCCAGATGACCAGAGATTCGATCACCGGAAAAGATGGGGGAGACCACGTTTTCGTGCACGGCGCGTGAGCGGGAAAAGCGCCGCGATGATTTCATGGCAAGGCCGCGGGAAAAAGTCTGAAAAAGCGGTTGAAATCGCGAGCGTGCGTCATCATCGAGCGGCAGCCTCGCGTTTGCCTTTTTTGTTGCGAAATCCTATCTGAACTAGCGGCAATGAAAGGGAGAATGCTTCATGATTTTTGGCCGTCGAGCCCTGCCGGCTCTTGTTTTTGCGATTGCCATGTCGACACCGGCCGTAGCGCAGGACGCCAGGACCGTCCCCCAATCCCACACGGAAATGCAGCTCTCCTTCGCGCCGCTGGTCAAGCAGACCGCGAATGCCGTGGTGAATGTCTATGCCGAGCGGGTCGTCGAGCGGCGATCGATCGATCCATTCTTCGAGGAGTTTTTCGGCCAGCGCATGCCGAACCGCACGGAGAAGCAATCGTCGCTCGGCTCCGGCGTAATCGTCCGCCGCGACGGCATCGTCGTTACCAACAATCACGTCATCGAGGGGGCCGACGACATCAAGGTGGCGCTCGCCGACGGGCGTGAGTATCCGTGCAAGATCGTCCTCAAGGACGACCGACTCGACCTCGCGGTCCTCAAGATCGAAGCAGATGGTCCTTTTGACGTCATCCCGATCGGTGATTCGGACGCAGTGGAGGTCGGCGACCTCGTGCTGGCGATGGGCAATCCGTTCGGGGTCGGGCAGACGGTGACGAGCGGCATCGTTTCGGCGCTTGCCCGCAACCAGATCTCCAACGGAGATTTCGGTTTCTTCATCCAGACCGACGCGGCGATCAATCCGGGCAACTCTGGCGGTGGACTGATCAACATGAAGGGTGAGCTGATCGGCATCAACACCGCGATCTTTTCGCGGGGCGGGGGATCGAACGGCGTGGGGTTCGCCATCCCCGCAAATCTGGTCAAGGTCTTCGTCGCCTCCGCGGAGGGCGGCGGCGGTTCCTTCGTCCGTCCCTTCGTCGGCGCGACTTTCGAGCCGGTTACCTCCGATGTCGCCGAGGCGCTCGGACTCGATCGTGCCCGCGGCGCCCTGGTGGCTGCCGTCCAGCCGGACGGACCGGCGGCAAATGCCGGCATGAAGCCGGGGCAGGTGGTGACGGCTGTAAACGGTATTTCGGTGGAGCATCCGGATGCCCTCGGCTACCGTTTGACGACCGTCGGCATCGGCCATGAAG
Protein-coding sequences here:
- the rplE gene encoding 50S ribosomal protein L5, which produces MAKTAYEPRLKKEYVERIRKAMQEKFSYANEMQIPRLDKIVINMGVGEATGDSKKPSVAAADLAAIAGQKPVITRARNSIAGFKLREGMPIGAKVTLRGVRMYEFLDRLVNIALPRVRDFRGLNPKSFDGRGNFAMGVKEHIVFPEINYDKVDQMWGMDIIVCTTATNDDEARALLAEFNFPFRQ
- the rpsN gene encoding 30S ribosomal protein S14, translated to MAKTSAVEKNKRRRKLVAGQAAKRAALKAIIMNQSLSIEERFKATLKLAELPRDGSKTRIRNRCEVTGRPRAYYRKLRMSRIALRELGNLGKVPGIVKSSW
- the rpsH gene encoding 30S ribosomal protein S8, with amino-acid sequence MAMTDPLGDMLTRIRNGAARRKSSVSTPASKLRARVLDVLQAEGYIRGYSEVEFGNGKAELNIELKYYEGASVIREISRVSKPGRRVYVSVKSIPQVANGLGITILSTPKGVMADHQAREQNVGGEILCSVF
- the rplF gene encoding 50S ribosomal protein L6, producing the protein MSRIGKKPVQVPAGVTANVDGQKVTAKGPKGELFFVANDEVSVKLENNAVVVQPLNETKDARAKWGMSRTMIENIFKGVKDGYERKLEINGVGYRASMQGRNLQLALGFSHDVVYQAPEGITIAVPKPTEIVVSGINKQQVGQVAAEIREYRGPEPYKGKGVKYAEERIVRKEGKKK
- the rplR gene encoding 50S ribosomal protein L18, which gives rise to MASRKDTLVRRASRVRRQIKAVANGRPRLSVHRSSKNIYAQIIDDVAGKTLAAASTLEADLKSSLKTGADTAAAAAVGKLLAERASKAGVKDVVFDRGAFIYHGRVKALAEAAREGGLNF
- the rpsE gene encoding 30S ribosomal protein S5; this encodes MAQERRGSREDRQNREERDSEFVDKLVAINRVAKVVKGGRRFGFAALVVVGDQKGRVGFGHGKAREVPEAIRKATEAAKRDLIFVPLRGGRTLHHDVNGRHGAGKVLLRSAKPGTGIIAGGPMRAVFETLGVHDVVAKSTGSSNPYNMVRATFDALKNQMHPKDIAAQRGMKYAALQARRVAAGAASEE
- the rpmD gene encoding 50S ribosomal protein L30, coding for MAKKEVAKKTVTVEQIGSPIRRPAVQRQTLIGLGLNKMHRVRTLEDTPAVRGMIRAVQHLVRVVDEK
- the rplO gene encoding 50S ribosomal protein L15, whose translation is MKLNEIKDNEGATKSRKRLGRGIGSGSGKTAGRGVKGQKARSGVAINGFEGGQMPIYRRLPKRGFNNIFASEFVVVSLGRIQTAIDAKKLDASKIVDAAALKAAGVIRREKDGVRVLADGELKAKISLEVAGASKPAVEKIEKAGGSVKLLAAAAAE
- the secY gene encoding preprotein translocase subunit SecY; translated protein: MASAAEQLASNLNFSTFAKAEDLKKRLWFTLGALLVYRLGTYIPLPGLNPAAFAQAFQGQAGGILGLFNMFSGGAVERMAIFALGIMPYISASIIVQLMTSVVPALEQLKKEGEQGRKVINQYTRYGTVLLGALQAYGIAVGLESGSGLVNDPGWFFRISTVISLLGGTMFLMWLGEQITSRGIGNGISLIIFAGIVAHLPTALAGTLELGRTGALSTPLILAIIVMVVAVIALIVFVERAQRRLLIQYPKRQVGNRMFQGDTSHLPLKLNTSGVIPAIFASSLLLLPATLAGFANAATLPGWATAIVGALAHGQPLYMFFYGAMIAFFAFFYTAIVFNPKDTADNLKKHGGFIPGIRPGERTAEYIDYVLTRITVVGAIYLIFVCILPEILISQTGVPFYLGGTSLLIVVSVTLDTVAQIQGHLIAQQYEGLIKKSKLRGGKRGR
- a CDS encoding adenylate kinase — encoded protein: MRLIFLGPPGAGKGTQAKLLTEKYGIPQLSTGDMLRAAVAQATEVGKRAKAVMDAGQLVSDEIVNEIVSDRIDAADCAKGFILDGYPRTVPQAIALDRMLESKGLKLDAVIELKVDEAALVRRMENRVAETVAAGGTVRSDDNPEAFKKRLTEYREKTAPLSDHYARTGQLKTVDGMADVRAVTAEIDKILA
- the rpsM gene encoding 30S ribosomal protein S13, producing the protein MARIAGVNIPTAKRVVIALTYIHGIGPKFAKEITEKVGIPADRRVHQLTDAEVLQIRETIDRDYQVEGDLRRETAMNIKRLMDLGCYRGLRHRRGLPVRGQRTHTNARTRKGPAKAIAGKKK
- the rpsK gene encoding 30S ribosomal protein S11; this encodes MAKEATRVRRRERKNITSGVAHVNSSFNNTMITITDAQGNAIAWSSAGAKGFKGSRKSTPFAAQIAAEDCAKKAQEHGMKSLEVEVCGPGSGRESALRALQAAGFMITSIRDVTPIPHNGCRPRKKRRV
- a CDS encoding DNA-directed RNA polymerase subunit alpha, translated to MIQKNWQELIKPNKVDFTSSGRTKATLVAEPLERGFGLTLGNALRRVLLSSLRGAAVTAVQIDGVLHEFSSIPGVREDVTDIVLNIKEIAIKMDGDDSKRMVVRKQGPGVVTAGDIQTVGDIEILNPNHVICTLDEGAEIRMEFTVNNGKGYVPAERNRSEDAPIGLIPVDSLYSPVKKVSYKVENTREGQVLDYDKLTMSIETDGSVTGEDAIAFAARILQDQLSVFVNFDEPQKEAEEEAVTELAFNPALLKKVDELELSVRSANCLKNDNIVYIGDLIQKTEAEMLRTPNFGRKSLNEIKEVLASMGLHLGMEVPSWPPENIEDLAKRYEDQY
- the rplQ gene encoding 50S ribosomal protein L17, which codes for MRHGKAGRKLNRTASHRKAMFANMAASLIEHEQIVTTLPKAKEIRPIVEKLVTLGKRGDLHARRQAISQIRDVAVVAKLFDAIASRYATRNGGYLRIMKAGFRQGDNAPLAVIEFVDRDVDAKGAKDRARVAAEAEAAEAA
- the msrQ gene encoding protein-methionine-sulfoxide reductase heme-binding subunit MsrQ, which encodes MAFVPALPKRFHGPSVWALYALGLIPAAWAFHLGATGRLPGNAVKEFEHLLGLWALRFLVATLTITPLRDLFGLNWLRYRRALGLLAFYYVLMHFTAYMLLDQMLRIPAIVADIARRPFITIGMAALVMLIPLALTSNNWSIRKLGQRWNKLHRLAYVIAAAGALHFAMAVKVVGPEQVLYIVLVTLLLAWRAVRTPFLRWKRQRTAGTRPHPATQKAAG
- the msrP gene encoding protein-methionine-sulfoxide reductase catalytic subunit MsrP produces the protein MPAYRPPRIAASEITPEPFFLDRRRFLAAAGGLVLGGAGLAEAAELKASSSRYKVEEALTPEKDVTSYNNFYEFGTGKGDPAANSGGFKPAPWRVKVDGLVGKPREFGLEELLALPLEERTYRMRCVEAWSMVIPWVGFPLASLLDKVEPLGSAKYVAFETVVRPEEMPGQSGYFQPLPWPYREGLRLDEARHPLTILSVGLYGKTLPNQNGAPIRLVVPWKYGFKGIKSIVRISLSETPPPCTWNLAAPDEYGFYANVNPAVDHPRWSQATENRIGEGGFFGSNRRDTLPYNGYADDVAGLYSGMDLRVNF
- a CDS encoding DegQ family serine endoprotease; protein product: MIFGRRALPALVFAIAMSTPAVAQDARTVPQSHTEMQLSFAPLVKQTANAVVNVYAERVVERRSIDPFFEEFFGQRMPNRTEKQSSLGSGVIVRRDGIVVTNNHVIEGADDIKVALADGREYPCKIVLKDDRLDLAVLKIEADGPFDVIPIGDSDAVEVGDLVLAMGNPFGVGQTVTSGIVSALARNQISNGDFGFFIQTDAAINPGNSGGGLINMKGELIGINTAIFSRGGGSNGVGFAIPANLVKVFVASAEGGGGSFVRPFVGATFEPVTSDVAEALGLDRARGALVAAVQPDGPAANAGMKPGQVVTAVNGISVEHPDALGYRLTTVGIGHEARVTVSEHGEAHDITLKLEQAPETAPRDERLIEGRNPFAGAVVANLSPRLADELRMPTSLKGVVVTEVNRGSPAARIGLEPKDIVRSVNGTPIDNSKTLESVVAEDASFWRVEIERDGQLIRQFFR